The Geobacter sp. sequence CGTCGCCGAACAATTGAAACGACAATGCCAGGACCACGTTCACCACGCTCACCTTGAGTCCCGCATTGTAGATGACGCCGCGATCCTTGCACTGGCGGACGCCATGCGCGCCGACCACCCCCCCCATCAGGGCGTAGATCACCACTTGCAGGCTGCCGTCAAACATGATGCCGGCCAGCGGGGCGCATACCGAGCAATAGACCAGGGCCACCTCGGAGTTGAGGATGATCCGGACCAGCATGGGTGCAACGGCAAAGGGGAAGAGATAATAGAAGCTCGCCGCATTGATGGAGGGCAAGAGCCCTCCCATGGCGGTGGAAACCATCAGGCCGATCCTGAGCAGGATGAAGTGGAAGATGGTTACCAGCACCAGAAGGACCAGGTCCTTGTGGCCGGGAGAGAACTTGCGGATATTCTTGCGGGCAAATCGGTACGGGAAATAGAAGAGGATCAGAACCAGGCAGAAAACGCCCAGGCCGCTGGCAAGCCTGACGATGCCCCCATGGGCGGCATAGATCTGTTCCAGGCGGCGGACATGCTCCTCGGTGAGCCGCTCGCCCGAGCGGACGATCATTTCCCCCCGCTTGAGCTGATACAGGACCGGACTCACCTCCATGCGGGCAGCATGGCGCCGGTCGTCGGTCACCTCGCGGTTGAAGGTCAGGTTGGGCTGGAGCGCCTTGGCCAGGGTCCCCTTGAAGATCTCCAGGTCATGGCTGTCGGCACCGGCCGACAACCGCATCCTCACGACGAGCTTGCGGGCCTCTGCCAGGTCCATGGCCTTGTAGGAGCGGTCGAGCGTACCGAGCGCCTCGCAGGTCCGGCAATCCTGCATGACCACGCCATGGGCGAGATCGGTGGAAAACATCCGGTGATCCGCCACGATCTTGTTGCTGAAGATGATGCCGATCACCCGGTTGATCTCGGCGAGCAGCGCCCGGTCCGACCGCACCCTCAGGAATGCGGCATATTCCTGATCCGTCAGCTTCAGTCCGAGGAGCTCGTCCAGGGAGCGGCGCAGGCCGGCCTTTTCCTCCTGACGGTCTCCGCCACGGGCTGCGGAAACGAGCGCCAGGGCCTTCTCGAAACGGCGCGTGACCTCCTGGGCCGCGGTAGCGTTGAACTCGTACACATAGGGGACCGCGCCCTCGGCCTCGGCCCGTTTCTTCTCGGTGAGCTGCTTGTCTTCGAGCAGGTAGTCCTGGGTGGCGCGGATGTCGGATGTGGCGATGTCCCCGGCAGTGTAGCGCTGGCCGCCGAAACGCTGGCCGGGGATCAGGATGAGGGTGAGGAGCAGCGCAGTAGAGACGAGAAGGATGAAACGATTGCGCCTCTCATGGCGCGGGCTGGAAAAACGCTCCAGCATGGAATTCAGCAATCGCTCCCCGATCAGTGCGAAGGAGTTCCTGGTGACGTTCGAATGTTCACTGCCGTCCAGGGGCATGGAGGTCCTGATTCCTAGAATATGACGCAATGCAGACTGCTGAGATATAAGAAAGCACTATAGCCTTTCGCAAGACCCGTGTCAACTTGCTCAATGCCCTGCCACGGCACCTGAAACAGGGCGCATTTCCAGCAGGATAGACCAGCCGCACATCTAATTAATCTTTCCTTTTCCCTGATCTGTGATATATAGACAACTATCAGCGGGCTACCTGCCCGCTCTTTCATTTTCCTGAAGGGGGAGTTTCATGAGCCAGATCACCGATGTCTATGCCAGAGAAATTCTTGATTCGCGGGGCAATCCGACTCTTGAGGTCGAGGTGTTCCTTGAATCGGGCGTCATGGGAAGAGCAGCCGTACCATCCGGTGCCAGTACCGGCGAGCGCGAGGCGCTGGAACTGCGTGACGGCGATAAATCCCGCTACCTGGGCAAAGGCGTGCAAAAGGCAGTCGACAACGTCAACGAGCAGATCGCCGACCAGATCGTCGGCATGGAGGCCACTGACCAGGTCGGAATCGACCGGAAGATGCTGGAACTGGACGGGACCGAATACAAGAGCAACCTGGGGGCCAATGCCATCCTCGGCGTCTCCCTGGCCGTGGCAAAGGCTGCGGCCGAGGTGGTCGGACTGCCGCTCTATCAGTACATCGGCGGCTGCAACGCCAAAGAGCTTCCCCTCCCCATGATGAATATCCTCAATGGCGGCGCCCATGCCGACAACAACGTGGATATCCAGGAGTTCATGATCATGCCCGCCGGTGCACGGAGTTTTTCCGAGGCCTTGCGGATGGGTGCCGAGATCTTCCACGCCCTGAAAGGGGTCTTGAAGGCCAAGGGGTACAACACCGCCGTAGGGGACGAAGGGGGCTTCGCGCCAAACCTGAAGTCCAACGAAGAAGCGCTCGAAGTGATCATGGAAGCCATCGTCAAGGCAGGCTACAAGCCGGGCGAAGAGGTCCTCCTTGCCCTCGACGTCGCCTCCTCGGAACTGTTCAAGGATGGGGTCTACACCCTGGAGAACGAGGCCGAACCGAAGAAGAGCCCGGCACAGATGGTCGATTTCTACGAGAACCTGGTCAACAAGTACCCGATCATCTCCATCGAAGACGGCATGGCGGAAAACGACTGGGACGGCTGGAAACTGCTGACCGACCGGCTCGGCAAAAGGATTCAGATCGTCGGCGATGACCTGTTCGTCACCAACCCGAAGATCCTGAAGGAAGGGATCCAGAAGGGGATCGCCAACTCCATCCTGATCAAGCTGAACCAGATCGGCACCCTGACCGAAACCCTCGACGCCATCGAGATGGCCAAGCGGGCCGGTTACACCTGCGTCATCTCCCACCGAAGCGGTGAGACCGAGGACACCACCCTGGCCGACCTGGCCGTGGCGGTCAATGCCGGCCAGATCAAGACCGGTTCCCTTTGCCGTACCGACCGGGTCGCCAAATACAACCAGCTGCTCCGGATCGAAGACGAACTGGATTCGACCGCCCTCTTCCGCGGCAAGGACGTCTTCTACAACATCAAGAAATAACACCGCTTCGCGGGCAGTGCGCCATGACTGCCCTTGGTGAATCTGCAACAGATCGCGGGGATGTCCGGACGGACATCCCCGTTCTCATTCCCGCACAACTCGACAGCATCCCCTGGTCACTCCCGGTGGTTGCCGCACCCCATCTCAGCCAAATAACGATTACGTCCTGCCCATGAAGCAGCTCAAATGTTTCAAGTAGTTGATTTTTAGATATTTTACAGTTTCACTTCGCAACCAAAAACAGTGACCGGCGAATTCACCGTGCCCTTCCCCTGCATTTTGCGTAGCCCCTCTCCATCCGGTTCTGAAAATTT is a genomic window containing:
- a CDS encoding HDIG domain-containing protein, with the translated sequence MPLDGSEHSNVTRNSFALIGERLLNSMLERFSSPRHERRNRFILLVSTALLLTLILIPGQRFGGQRYTAGDIATSDIRATQDYLLEDKQLTEKKRAEAEGAVPYVYEFNATAAQEVTRRFEKALALVSAARGGDRQEEKAGLRRSLDELLGLKLTDQEYAAFLRVRSDRALLAEINRVIGIIFSNKIVADHRMFSTDLAHGVVMQDCRTCEALGTLDRSYKAMDLAEARKLVVRMRLSAGADSHDLEIFKGTLAKALQPNLTFNREVTDDRRHAARMEVSPVLYQLKRGEMIVRSGERLTEEHVRRLEQIYAAHGGIVRLASGLGVFCLVLILFYFPYRFARKNIRKFSPGHKDLVLLVLVTIFHFILLRIGLMVSTAMGGLLPSINAASFYYLFPFAVAPMLVRIILNSEVALVYCSVCAPLAGIMFDGSLQVVIYALMGGVVGAHGVRQCKDRGVIYNAGLKVSVVNVVLALSFQLFGDGLFTMQTLYCLSFAMIGGLVNATLVTGLIPPVENIFQYTTDMKLLEHSNLNAPLLHELMVRAPGTYHHSVLVGNLVESAAEAIHANPLLARVAAYYHDVGKLSKPLYFIENVGGGENKHDKLSPNMSALILIAHVKEGVELAREHRLGQPIIDIIRQSHGTGLISFFYQKAKTQAADPQGVNEQDFRYPGPKPQTREAGLVLLADAVEAASRTLADPTSARIQGLVQKIINNIFIDGQLDECELTLKNLHEIAKSFNRVLNGIYHHRIDYPEPAFKEKINSGRKPLEHSDDEPPAAAPAGDTQPKKSGGEDIKRLGIGR
- a CDS encoding phosphopyruvate hydratase, whose amino-acid sequence is MSQITDVYAREILDSRGNPTLEVEVFLESGVMGRAAVPSGASTGEREALELRDGDKSRYLGKGVQKAVDNVNEQIADQIVGMEATDQVGIDRKMLELDGTEYKSNLGANAILGVSLAVAKAAAEVVGLPLYQYIGGCNAKELPLPMMNILNGGAHADNNVDIQEFMIMPAGARSFSEALRMGAEIFHALKGVLKAKGYNTAVGDEGGFAPNLKSNEEALEVIMEAIVKAGYKPGEEVLLALDVASSELFKDGVYTLENEAEPKKSPAQMVDFYENLVNKYPIISIEDGMAENDWDGWKLLTDRLGKRIQIVGDDLFVTNPKILKEGIQKGIANSILIKLNQIGTLTETLDAIEMAKRAGYTCVISHRSGETEDTTLADLAVAVNAGQIKTGSLCRTDRVAKYNQLLRIEDELDSTALFRGKDVFYNIKK